Proteins co-encoded in one Malus domestica chromosome 09, GDT2T_hap1 genomic window:
- the LOC139188193 gene encoding inositol hexakisphosphate and diphosphoinositol-pentakisphosphate kinase VIP1-like isoform X6: MHGVPVPRYALVNREVPYQELDYFIEEEDFVEVHGNRFWKPFVEKPVEGDDHSIMIYYPSSAGGGMKELFRKVGNRSSDFHPDVRRVRREGSYIYEEFMPTGGTDVKVYTVGPEYAHAEARKSPVVDGVVMRNPDGKEVRYPVLLTPTEKQMAREVCIAFRQAVCGFDLLRCEGRSYVCDVNGWSFVKNSHKYYDDAACVLRKLLLDAKAPHLSSAIPPTLPWKVNEPSQPTERLTRQGSGIIGAFGQSEELRCVIAIIRHGDRTPKQKVKLKVTEEKLLNLMLKYNGGRPRSETKLKSAVQLQDLLDATRMLVPRTRPDRESDSEAEDIEHAEKLRQVKAVLEEGGHFSGIYRKVQLKPLKWVKVAKSNGEGEEERPVEALMVLKYGGVLTHAGRKQAEELGRYFRNNMYPGEGTGLLRLHSTYRHDLKIYSSDEGRVQMSAAAFAKGLLDLEGQLTPILVSLVSKDSSMLDGLDNASVEMDEAKARLNEIITSGLKTGNNSATPPWMADGGGLPLDASELLPKLVKLTKKVTEQVRLLAKKENEELTKTSSDDVILPYDQARALGKTNIDVDRIAAGLPCGSEGFLLMYARWRKLAKDLYNERKERFDLTQIPDVYDSCKYDLLHNAHLNLEGLDELFKIAQLLADGVIPNEYGINPTQKLNIGSKIARRLLGKIMIDLRNTREEAISVAAEPKSDQDEHSKSTNTEKEDKKHHPKLHAKIDDRKSSTSDTPKPSAKNEDTRRPGTTSEISIDQDDDDDKETQYRLDPKYANVRTPERHVRTRLYFTSESHIHSLMNVLRYCNLDESLQGEDGLVCHSALERLYNTKELDYMSYIVLRMFENTAVALEDTKKFRVELTFSRGADLSPLENDSKATFLRQEHTLPVMGPERLQEVGSYLTLDKMEKMIRSFAMPAEDFPPASTPAGFTGYFSKSAAVLERLVNLWPFHKHANSNGK, encoded by the exons ATGCACGGAGTCCCTGTTCCCAGATATGCCCTTGTAAATAGAGAAGTACCTTATCAAGAGCTGGACTATTTTATTGAGGAAGAAGAttttgttgaggttcatggtaaTCGTTTCTGGAAGCCATTTGTAGAGAAGCCAGTTGAAG GGGATGATCATAGTATAATGATATATTATCCCAGTTCGGCAGGTGGAGGAATGAAGGAATTGTTTCGGAAG GTTGGTAACCGATCTAGTGATTTCCATCCGGATGTTAGACGAGTGAGACGTGAAGGCTCTTATATATACGAGGAATTCATGCCAACTGGAGGAACAGATGTCAAG GTGTATACAGTGGGACCTGAATATGCACATGCTGAGGCAAGGAAGTCTCCTGTTGTTGATGGTGTTGTCATGAGAAATCCTGATGGCAAGGAA GTGAGGTATCCTGTTTTACTGACACCCACTGAGAAGCAAATGGCAAGGGAGGTCTGCATTGCATTTAGGCAAGCG GTTTGTGGGTTTGACCTTTTGCGCTGTGAGGGACGCTCCTATGTTTGTGACGTAAATGGATGGAGTTTCGTAAAGAACTCTCACAA GTATTATGATGATGCTGCTTGTGTGCTCAGGAAGTTACTTTTAGATGCCAAGGctcctcatctttcttctgCAATTCCACCAACATTACCATGGAAAGTCAATGAACCAAGCCAACCTACTGAGAGACTAACTCGTCAAGGAAGTGGAATCATTGGTGCATTTGGGCAGTCGGAGGAGCTACGTTGTGTTATTGCTATTATTCGTCA TGGTGATAGAACTCCCAAACAGAAGGTAAAGCTGAAGGTTACTGAGGAAAAGCTGCTAAACTTGATGCTTAAGTACAATGGTGGACGACCTAGATCCGAG ACGAAATTGAAAAGTGCTGTCCAATTGCAAGATTTATTAGATGCCACACGAATGCTGGTACCTCGTACTAG ACCAGATCGAGAAAGTGATAGTGAGGCAGAAGACATTGAACATGCTGAAAAGCTTCGTCAAGTTAAAGCAGTGCTTGAGGAG GGGGGCCATTTCtctggtatttataggaaggttCAACTAAAGCCATTAAAGTGGGTTAAAGTGGCAAAAAGTAATGGGGAAGGTGAGGAAGAACGCCCagttgaagctttgatggttCTTAAATATGGGGGTGTCCTTACACATGCTGGAAGAAAGCAG GCTGAGGAGCTGGGTAGATATTTTCGGAATAATATGTATCCAG GTGAAGGTACCGGCCTGCTTCGCCTCCATAGCACCTATCGTCATGATCTTAAAATCTACAGCTCCGATGAGGGCCGTGTGCAG ATGTCTGCCGCTGCTTTTGCTAAAGGCCTACTTGATCTTGAAGGGCAGCTAACACCAATCCTG GTTTCCCTTGTTAGCAAGGACTCCTCTATGTTGGATGGACTAGACAATGCAAGTGTTGAGATGGACGAAGCAAAG GCTAGGTTGAATGAGATTATTACTTCTGGTTTAAAGACGGGTAATAACAGTGCAACACCTCCTTGGATGGCTGATGGAGGTGGTCTGCCTTTAGATGCTTCCGAACTTCTACCTAAATTG GTAAAATTGACTAAGAAGGTCACTGAACAAGTAAGACTGCtagcaaagaaagaaaatgaggaaCTTACAAAGACAAGCTCAGATGATGTAATACTTCCTTATGACCAAGCAAGGGCCCTTGGTAAGACTAACATTGATGTTGATCGTATTGCTGCTGGATTACCATGCGGTAGTGAGGGATTCCTTTTGATGTATGCTCGATGGAGGAAGCTTGCAAAGGACTTGTACAATGAACGAAAAGA ACGATTCGACCTAACACAAATTCCAGATGTTTATGACTCGTGCAA ATACGATCTCCTGCATAACGCACATCTTAATCTAGAAGGTCTGGATGAGCTGTTCAAAATTGCTCAG TTGCTTGCAGATGGAGTCATCCCAAATGAGTATGGCATTAATCCAACACAGAAGCTCAATATTGGTTCAAAG ATTGCTCGTCGTTTGTTGGGTAAGATAATGATTGACCTGAGGAATACTCGTGAAGAAGCCATCAGTGTTGCTGCTGAACCAAAGAGTGATCAGGATGAACATTCAAAGTCAACCAATACCGAGAAGGAAGATAAGAAGCATCATCCCAAGCTTCATGCTAAGATTGATGACAGAAAATCTAGCACAAGTGATACGCCAAAGCCTTCTGCTAAGAACGAAGATACGAGGAGACCCGGTACAACAAGCGAGATATCAATAGATCAGGACGACGACGATGACAAAGAGACCCAATATCGTTTGGATCCAAA GTATGCAAATGTCAGAACGCCCGAACGGCATGTGCGGACGCGCCTGTACTTTACATCA GAATCTCACATCCACTCTCTAATGAATGTTCTCCGTTACTGTAACCTGGACGAGTCTCTTCAAGGAGAGGATGGCCTCGTTTGCCATAGTGCTTTGGAGCGTTTATACAATACTAAGGAGCTTGACTACATGAGTTATATAGTTCTGAGGATGTTCGAGAACACAGCA GTAGCTCTCGAAGACACAAAAAAGTTCCGCGTGGAACTGACCTTTAGCCGTGGTGCAGACCTATCGCCATTGGAG AATGACAGTAAGGCTACGTTTTTGCGTCAAGAGCACACACTACCGGTTATGGGTCCGGAGAGGTTGCAAGAAGTGGGATCGTATCTAACATTAGATAAAATGGAGAAGATGATACGCTCGTTTGCTATGCCGGCGGAGGATTTTCCTCCGGCATCGACTCCAGCAGGATTCACAGGCTATTTCTCAAAAAGCGCAGCGGTGCTCGAGCGCCTGGTAAATCTCTGGCCTTTCCATAAGCATGCTAATTCTAATGGAAAGTAG
- the LOC139188193 gene encoding inositol hexakisphosphate and diphosphoinositol-pentakisphosphate kinase VIP1-like isoform X1, with the protein MEMEEEQERETGEKIKIGVCVMEKKVKCGPEVFSAPMGQILERLQAFGEFEIIHFRDRVILEDPIESWPICDCLIAFHSSGYPLEKAEAYAALRKPFLVNELEPQHLLHDRRKVYEHLEMHGVPVPRYALVNREVPYQELDYFIEEEDFVEVHGNRFWKPFVEKPVEGDDHSIMIYYPSSAGGGMKELFRKVGNRSSDFHPDVRRVRREGSYIYEEFMPTGGTDVKVYTVGPEYAHAEARKSPVVDGVVMRNPDGKEVRYPVLLTPTEKQMAREVCIAFRQAVCGFDLLRCEGRSYVCDVNGWSFVKNSHKYYDDAACVLRKLLLDAKAPHLSSAIPPTLPWKVNEPSQPTERLTRQGSGIIGAFGQSEELRCVIAIIRHGDRTPKQKVKLKVTEEKLLNLMLKYNGGRPRSETKLKSAVQLQDLLDATRMLVPRTRPDRESDSEAEDIEHAEKLRQVKAVLEEGGHFSGIYRKVQLKPLKWVKVAKSNGEGEEERPVEALMVLKYGGVLTHAGRKQAEELGRYFRNNMYPGEGTGLLRLHSTYRHDLKIYSSDEGRVQMSAAAFAKGLLDLEGQLTPILVSLVSKDSSMLDGLDNASVEMDEAKARLNEIITSGLKTGNNSATPPWMADGGGLPLDASELLPKLVKLTKKVTEQVRLLAKKENEELTKTSSDDVILPYDQARALGKTNIDVDRIAAGLPCGSEGFLLMYARWRKLAKDLYNERKERFDLTQIPDVYDSCKYDLLHNAHLNLEGLDELFKIAQLLADGVIPNEYGINPTQKLNIGSKIARRLLGKIMIDLRNTREEAISVAAEPKSDQDEHSKSTNTEKEDKKHHPKLHAKIDDRKSSTSDTPKPSAKNEDTRRPGTTSEISIDQDDDDDKETQYRLDPKYANVRTPERHVRTRLYFTSESHIHSLMNVLRYCNLDESLQGEDGLVCHSALERLYNTKELDYMSYIVLRMFENTAVALEDTKKFRVELTFSRGADLSPLEKNDSKATFLRQEHTLPVMGPERLQEVGSYLTLDKMEKMIRSFAMPAEDFPPASTPAGFTGYFSKSAAVLERLVNLWPFHKHANSNGK; encoded by the exons atggagatggAGGAGGAGCAGGAGAGAGAAACCGGAGAGAAGATAAAGATTGGAGTTTGTGTGatggaaaagaaggtgaaatGCGGCCCCGAG GTGTTTTCGGCGCCCATGGGGCAGATTCTCGAAAGGCTGCAAGCGTTTGGCGAATTTGAG ATCATACATTTTAGGGATAGAGTCATTCTTGAAGATCCAATTGAAAG CTGGCCAATTTGTGACTGCTTGATTGCCTTTCATTCCTCCGGCTATCCTCTGGAAAAGGCTGAGGCATATGCTGCTTTAAGGAA GCCTTTTCTAGTAAATGAGTTGGAGCCGCAACACCTTCTCCATGACCGGAGGAAGGTTTATGAG CATCTTGAAATGCACGGAGTCCCTGTTCCCAGATATGCCCTTGTAAATAGAGAAGTACCTTATCAAGAGCTGGACTATTTTATTGAGGAAGAAGAttttgttgaggttcatggtaaTCGTTTCTGGAAGCCATTTGTAGAGAAGCCAGTTGAAG GGGATGATCATAGTATAATGATATATTATCCCAGTTCGGCAGGTGGAGGAATGAAGGAATTGTTTCGGAAG GTTGGTAACCGATCTAGTGATTTCCATCCGGATGTTAGACGAGTGAGACGTGAAGGCTCTTATATATACGAGGAATTCATGCCAACTGGAGGAACAGATGTCAAG GTGTATACAGTGGGACCTGAATATGCACATGCTGAGGCAAGGAAGTCTCCTGTTGTTGATGGTGTTGTCATGAGAAATCCTGATGGCAAGGAA GTGAGGTATCCTGTTTTACTGACACCCACTGAGAAGCAAATGGCAAGGGAGGTCTGCATTGCATTTAGGCAAGCG GTTTGTGGGTTTGACCTTTTGCGCTGTGAGGGACGCTCCTATGTTTGTGACGTAAATGGATGGAGTTTCGTAAAGAACTCTCACAA GTATTATGATGATGCTGCTTGTGTGCTCAGGAAGTTACTTTTAGATGCCAAGGctcctcatctttcttctgCAATTCCACCAACATTACCATGGAAAGTCAATGAACCAAGCCAACCTACTGAGAGACTAACTCGTCAAGGAAGTGGAATCATTGGTGCATTTGGGCAGTCGGAGGAGCTACGTTGTGTTATTGCTATTATTCGTCA TGGTGATAGAACTCCCAAACAGAAGGTAAAGCTGAAGGTTACTGAGGAAAAGCTGCTAAACTTGATGCTTAAGTACAATGGTGGACGACCTAGATCCGAG ACGAAATTGAAAAGTGCTGTCCAATTGCAAGATTTATTAGATGCCACACGAATGCTGGTACCTCGTACTAG ACCAGATCGAGAAAGTGATAGTGAGGCAGAAGACATTGAACATGCTGAAAAGCTTCGTCAAGTTAAAGCAGTGCTTGAGGAG GGGGGCCATTTCtctggtatttataggaaggttCAACTAAAGCCATTAAAGTGGGTTAAAGTGGCAAAAAGTAATGGGGAAGGTGAGGAAGAACGCCCagttgaagctttgatggttCTTAAATATGGGGGTGTCCTTACACATGCTGGAAGAAAGCAG GCTGAGGAGCTGGGTAGATATTTTCGGAATAATATGTATCCAG GTGAAGGTACCGGCCTGCTTCGCCTCCATAGCACCTATCGTCATGATCTTAAAATCTACAGCTCCGATGAGGGCCGTGTGCAG ATGTCTGCCGCTGCTTTTGCTAAAGGCCTACTTGATCTTGAAGGGCAGCTAACACCAATCCTG GTTTCCCTTGTTAGCAAGGACTCCTCTATGTTGGATGGACTAGACAATGCAAGTGTTGAGATGGACGAAGCAAAG GCTAGGTTGAATGAGATTATTACTTCTGGTTTAAAGACGGGTAATAACAGTGCAACACCTCCTTGGATGGCTGATGGAGGTGGTCTGCCTTTAGATGCTTCCGAACTTCTACCTAAATTG GTAAAATTGACTAAGAAGGTCACTGAACAAGTAAGACTGCtagcaaagaaagaaaatgaggaaCTTACAAAGACAAGCTCAGATGATGTAATACTTCCTTATGACCAAGCAAGGGCCCTTGGTAAGACTAACATTGATGTTGATCGTATTGCTGCTGGATTACCATGCGGTAGTGAGGGATTCCTTTTGATGTATGCTCGATGGAGGAAGCTTGCAAAGGACTTGTACAATGAACGAAAAGA ACGATTCGACCTAACACAAATTCCAGATGTTTATGACTCGTGCAA ATACGATCTCCTGCATAACGCACATCTTAATCTAGAAGGTCTGGATGAGCTGTTCAAAATTGCTCAG TTGCTTGCAGATGGAGTCATCCCAAATGAGTATGGCATTAATCCAACACAGAAGCTCAATATTGGTTCAAAG ATTGCTCGTCGTTTGTTGGGTAAGATAATGATTGACCTGAGGAATACTCGTGAAGAAGCCATCAGTGTTGCTGCTGAACCAAAGAGTGATCAGGATGAACATTCAAAGTCAACCAATACCGAGAAGGAAGATAAGAAGCATCATCCCAAGCTTCATGCTAAGATTGATGACAGAAAATCTAGCACAAGTGATACGCCAAAGCCTTCTGCTAAGAACGAAGATACGAGGAGACCCGGTACAACAAGCGAGATATCAATAGATCAGGACGACGACGATGACAAAGAGACCCAATATCGTTTGGATCCAAA GTATGCAAATGTCAGAACGCCCGAACGGCATGTGCGGACGCGCCTGTACTTTACATCA GAATCTCACATCCACTCTCTAATGAATGTTCTCCGTTACTGTAACCTGGACGAGTCTCTTCAAGGAGAGGATGGCCTCGTTTGCCATAGTGCTTTGGAGCGTTTATACAATACTAAGGAGCTTGACTACATGAGTTATATAGTTCTGAGGATGTTCGAGAACACAGCA GTAGCTCTCGAAGACACAAAAAAGTTCCGCGTGGAACTGACCTTTAGCCGTGGTGCAGACCTATCGCCATTGGAG AAGAATGACAGTAAGGCTACGTTTTTGCGTCAAGAGCACACACTACCGGTTATGGGTCCGGAGAGGTTGCAAGAAGTGGGATCGTATCTAACATTAGATAAAATGGAGAAGATGATACGCTCGTTTGCTATGCCGGCGGAGGATTTTCCTCCGGCATCGACTCCAGCAGGATTCACAGGCTATTTCTCAAAAAGCGCAGCGGTGCTCGAGCGCCTGGTAAATCTCTGGCCTTTCCATAAGCATGCTAATTCTAATGGAAAGTAG
- the LOC139188193 gene encoding inositol hexakisphosphate and diphosphoinositol-pentakisphosphate kinase VIP1-like isoform X5 → MHGVPVPRYALVNREVPYQELDYFIEEEDFVEVHGNRFWKPFVEKPVEGDDHSIMIYYPSSAGGGMKELFRKVGNRSSDFHPDVRRVRREGSYIYEEFMPTGGTDVKVYTVGPEYAHAEARKSPVVDGVVMRNPDGKEVRYPVLLTPTEKQMAREVCIAFRQAVCGFDLLRCEGRSYVCDVNGWSFVKNSHKYYDDAACVLRKLLLDAKAPHLSSAIPPTLPWKVNEPSQPTERLTRQGSGIIGAFGQSEELRCVIAIIRHGDRTPKQKVKLKVTEEKLLNLMLKYNGGRPRSETKLKSAVQLQDLLDATRMLVPRTRPDRESDSEAEDIEHAEKLRQVKAVLEEGGHFSGIYRKVQLKPLKWVKVAKSNGEGEEERPVEALMVLKYGGVLTHAGRKQAEELGRYFRNNMYPGEGTGLLRLHSTYRHDLKIYSSDEGRVQMSAAAFAKGLLDLEGQLTPILVSLVSKDSSMLDGLDNASVEMDEAKARLNEIITSGLKTGNNSATPPWMADGGGLPLDASELLPKLVKLTKKVTEQVRLLAKKENEELTKTSSDDVILPYDQARALGKTNIDVDRIAAGLPCGSEGFLLMYARWRKLAKDLYNERKERFDLTQIPDVYDSCKYDLLHNAHLNLEGLDELFKIAQLLADGVIPNEYGINPTQKLNIGSKIARRLLGKIMIDLRNTREEAISVAAEPKSDQDEHSKSTNTEKEDKKHHPKLHAKIDDRKSSTSDTPKPSAKNEDTRRPGTTSEISIDQDDDDDKETQYRLDPKYANVRTPERHVRTRLYFTSESHIHSLMNVLRYCNLDESLQGEDGLVCHSALERLYNTKELDYMSYIVLRMFENTAVALEDTKKFRVELTFSRGADLSPLEKNDSKATFLRQEHTLPVMGPERLQEVGSYLTLDKMEKMIRSFAMPAEDFPPASTPAGFTGYFSKSAAVLERLVNLWPFHKHANSNGK, encoded by the exons ATGCACGGAGTCCCTGTTCCCAGATATGCCCTTGTAAATAGAGAAGTACCTTATCAAGAGCTGGACTATTTTATTGAGGAAGAAGAttttgttgaggttcatggtaaTCGTTTCTGGAAGCCATTTGTAGAGAAGCCAGTTGAAG GGGATGATCATAGTATAATGATATATTATCCCAGTTCGGCAGGTGGAGGAATGAAGGAATTGTTTCGGAAG GTTGGTAACCGATCTAGTGATTTCCATCCGGATGTTAGACGAGTGAGACGTGAAGGCTCTTATATATACGAGGAATTCATGCCAACTGGAGGAACAGATGTCAAG GTGTATACAGTGGGACCTGAATATGCACATGCTGAGGCAAGGAAGTCTCCTGTTGTTGATGGTGTTGTCATGAGAAATCCTGATGGCAAGGAA GTGAGGTATCCTGTTTTACTGACACCCACTGAGAAGCAAATGGCAAGGGAGGTCTGCATTGCATTTAGGCAAGCG GTTTGTGGGTTTGACCTTTTGCGCTGTGAGGGACGCTCCTATGTTTGTGACGTAAATGGATGGAGTTTCGTAAAGAACTCTCACAA GTATTATGATGATGCTGCTTGTGTGCTCAGGAAGTTACTTTTAGATGCCAAGGctcctcatctttcttctgCAATTCCACCAACATTACCATGGAAAGTCAATGAACCAAGCCAACCTACTGAGAGACTAACTCGTCAAGGAAGTGGAATCATTGGTGCATTTGGGCAGTCGGAGGAGCTACGTTGTGTTATTGCTATTATTCGTCA TGGTGATAGAACTCCCAAACAGAAGGTAAAGCTGAAGGTTACTGAGGAAAAGCTGCTAAACTTGATGCTTAAGTACAATGGTGGACGACCTAGATCCGAG ACGAAATTGAAAAGTGCTGTCCAATTGCAAGATTTATTAGATGCCACACGAATGCTGGTACCTCGTACTAG ACCAGATCGAGAAAGTGATAGTGAGGCAGAAGACATTGAACATGCTGAAAAGCTTCGTCAAGTTAAAGCAGTGCTTGAGGAG GGGGGCCATTTCtctggtatttataggaaggttCAACTAAAGCCATTAAAGTGGGTTAAAGTGGCAAAAAGTAATGGGGAAGGTGAGGAAGAACGCCCagttgaagctttgatggttCTTAAATATGGGGGTGTCCTTACACATGCTGGAAGAAAGCAG GCTGAGGAGCTGGGTAGATATTTTCGGAATAATATGTATCCAG GTGAAGGTACCGGCCTGCTTCGCCTCCATAGCACCTATCGTCATGATCTTAAAATCTACAGCTCCGATGAGGGCCGTGTGCAG ATGTCTGCCGCTGCTTTTGCTAAAGGCCTACTTGATCTTGAAGGGCAGCTAACACCAATCCTG GTTTCCCTTGTTAGCAAGGACTCCTCTATGTTGGATGGACTAGACAATGCAAGTGTTGAGATGGACGAAGCAAAG GCTAGGTTGAATGAGATTATTACTTCTGGTTTAAAGACGGGTAATAACAGTGCAACACCTCCTTGGATGGCTGATGGAGGTGGTCTGCCTTTAGATGCTTCCGAACTTCTACCTAAATTG GTAAAATTGACTAAGAAGGTCACTGAACAAGTAAGACTGCtagcaaagaaagaaaatgaggaaCTTACAAAGACAAGCTCAGATGATGTAATACTTCCTTATGACCAAGCAAGGGCCCTTGGTAAGACTAACATTGATGTTGATCGTATTGCTGCTGGATTACCATGCGGTAGTGAGGGATTCCTTTTGATGTATGCTCGATGGAGGAAGCTTGCAAAGGACTTGTACAATGAACGAAAAGA ACGATTCGACCTAACACAAATTCCAGATGTTTATGACTCGTGCAA ATACGATCTCCTGCATAACGCACATCTTAATCTAGAAGGTCTGGATGAGCTGTTCAAAATTGCTCAG TTGCTTGCAGATGGAGTCATCCCAAATGAGTATGGCATTAATCCAACACAGAAGCTCAATATTGGTTCAAAG ATTGCTCGTCGTTTGTTGGGTAAGATAATGATTGACCTGAGGAATACTCGTGAAGAAGCCATCAGTGTTGCTGCTGAACCAAAGAGTGATCAGGATGAACATTCAAAGTCAACCAATACCGAGAAGGAAGATAAGAAGCATCATCCCAAGCTTCATGCTAAGATTGATGACAGAAAATCTAGCACAAGTGATACGCCAAAGCCTTCTGCTAAGAACGAAGATACGAGGAGACCCGGTACAACAAGCGAGATATCAATAGATCAGGACGACGACGATGACAAAGAGACCCAATATCGTTTGGATCCAAA GTATGCAAATGTCAGAACGCCCGAACGGCATGTGCGGACGCGCCTGTACTTTACATCA GAATCTCACATCCACTCTCTAATGAATGTTCTCCGTTACTGTAACCTGGACGAGTCTCTTCAAGGAGAGGATGGCCTCGTTTGCCATAGTGCTTTGGAGCGTTTATACAATACTAAGGAGCTTGACTACATGAGTTATATAGTTCTGAGGATGTTCGAGAACACAGCA GTAGCTCTCGAAGACACAAAAAAGTTCCGCGTGGAACTGACCTTTAGCCGTGGTGCAGACCTATCGCCATTGGAG AAGAATGACAGTAAGGCTACGTTTTTGCGTCAAGAGCACACACTACCGGTTATGGGTCCGGAGAGGTTGCAAGAAGTGGGATCGTATCTAACATTAGATAAAATGGAGAAGATGATACGCTCGTTTGCTATGCCGGCGGAGGATTTTCCTCCGGCATCGACTCCAGCAGGATTCACAGGCTATTTCTCAAAAAGCGCAGCGGTGCTCGAGCGCCTGGTAAATCTCTGGCCTTTCCATAAGCATGCTAATTCTAATGGAAAGTAG